The Rhododendron vialii isolate Sample 1 chromosome 8a, ASM3025357v1 genome has a window encoding:
- the LOC131298717 gene encoding uncharacterized protein LOC131298717, with translation MRVEEVCALCECPGHPITVCPSFPIVKKAYHSNQAEVNAINQYWDPYSNTYNPGWAQNPLLGWRDQKTPVQPQAPPQPQAQQFRPPQGQMTQFRYLPQQQQGLEEANAITTLRSGKVIDKDLPPKKKSVPPTVPVAAPAVVPDLGSVPKEERKTEPPKVVVSAPAVPMTQTPHVAPYPNRLVAKPKANFAKVLKDLCTSKRRTKSQDKVLLTEQVSSIFQADIPTKCKDPGCPTIPIAIAGQKFDKALLDLGASVNLLRYSVYLRLGLGDLRATPVTLQLADRSIRIPKGVVEDVLVQVGEFLFPVDFIVLDTCQIQEVNVFNIDSRVKDDKEVYEVSLVDTLVQEHVDSILYKDPLEIALTAKEASFLDFPEIFEFCAKRIHSVYGYSLLKTLTRLHSSSKDRLEVMESYDAKYSATHRPYMYFTDKQVKKSSCDGLPKGMEIEPSHSTVGTVLDYWVVGTH, from the exons ATGAGAGTGGAGGAGGTGTGCGCGTTgtgtgagtgtccggggcatccAATCACTGTTTGCCCTTCATTTCCCATAGTTAAGAAAGCCTACCATAGCAATCAGGCTGAGGTAAACGCGATTAATCAGTATTGGGATCcatattcaaatacctacaatcctgGGTGggctcaaaacccacttttgggttggagggatcaaaaaacCCCAGTGCAACCTCAggcaccacctcagccacaagCTCAACAATTTCGACCTCcgcaaggccaaatgacccaattCCGCTACCtacctcagcagcagcaggg GCTGGAAGAGGCTAATGcaatcaccactctcagaagtgggaaggtgatcgacAAGGATTTACCTCCTAAGAAAAAATCGGTGCCACCCACGGTGCCGGTAGCTGCACCAGCAGTCGTCCCAGACTTGGGAAGTGTCCCTAAGGAAGAGAGAAAGACAGAGCCTCCTAAAGTGGTGGTGTCTGCACCTGCAGTCCCCATGACTCAAACGCCACatgttgctccatatccaaatcgcttggtagCGAAACCTAAGGCCAAT TTTGCaaaggttttgaaggatctgtgcactTCAAAACGAAGGactaagagtcaggacaaagtgctccTAACGGAGCAGGTGAGCTCCATTTTCCAGGCCGATATCCCAACCAAGTGCaaagaccctggttgtcccactATCCCTATAGCTATCGCAGGCCAGAAATTTGATAAGGCATTACTGGATTTAGGGGCGAGTGTCAACTTGCTCCGATATTCGGTATACTTGAGGCTTGGCCTAGGCGATCTGagagccacaccggtcacgctacagttggctgaccggagtATAAGAATCCcgaagggggtggtggaggatgttctaGTTCAggtgggcgagtttctttttccagttgACTTCATTGTCCTAGATACGTGCCAGATACAGGAG gtgaatgttttcaacATAGATAGCCGAGTCAAAGATGATAAAGAAGTGTATGAGGTGAGTTTGGTCGACACGCTGGTGCAGGAGCATGTCGATAgtattttgtataaggatcctctggagatagcTTTAACTGCCAAGGAGGCGTCATTCTTAGATTTTCCAGAG ATTTTCGAATTTTGTGCGAAAAGAATTCACAGTGTTTATGGGTATTCACTACtaaaaaccctcacgagactccacTCGTCCTCTAAGGATCGCCTAGAG GTCATGGAGAGTTATGACGCAAAGTACTCTGCAACCCATCGTCCATATATGTACTTTACTG ataaacaagtaaaaaaaagtaGCTGTGATGGACTGCCAAAGGGCATGGAAATTGAGCCCTCACATTCAACCGTGGGTACTGTACTGGACTATTGGGTGGTGGGTACACATTAG